The following are encoded together in the Bos taurus isolate L1 Dominette 01449 registration number 42190680 breed Hereford chromosome 17, ARS-UCD2.0, whole genome shotgun sequence genome:
- the LOC112442013 gene encoding serine protease 27-like isoform X1, with the protein MGPAGCVFLLPLLLGISGTDEEEPKDLVKSSKAPPQGPRARGAREGAWCRGEDTGVGRRGGGRVPGQASRPLSSPSAVCGRPAVLSGIVSGLEANVGQWPWQVSIRQGLSHVCAASLISKQWVLTVASCFRSKDTRKYEVLVGSLQVSGYQGSKTTIIPVSRIIPYPDVQRHASSAIAVAELARPLSFSPLVLPICLPTSAVQLKNATSCWVTGWDNSGIFQSMTPPYTLKELKVHLIDLQTCKKYQKESLLRGVEPISEAMICSRFPVGQPDACIARRGDPLMCRVKDFWVLAGVMSWGSNCIGIDEPGVFTNISFYKSWIEKSAVSHADLSATPRSDFSRFFPVMLLPLVFLGPP; encoded by the exons ATGGGCCCTGCGGGCTGCGTCTTCCTGCTGCCTCTTCTGTTGGGGATCTCAG GCACAGATGAGGAGGAACCCAAAGATCTTGTCAAGTCAAGTAAGGCGCCGCCTCAGGGTCCACGTGCCCGGGGAGCACGGGAAGGGGCCTGGTGCCGAGGAGAGGACACCGGCGtggggaggcggggcgggggcagggtCCCGGGGCAGgcctccaggcctctctcctctcCGTCGGCAGTCTGCGGGCGGCCCGCGGTTTTATCTGGCATCGTCTCCGGCCTGGAGGCCAACGTGGGGCAGTGGCCCTGGCAGGTCAGCATCCGCCAGGGCTTGTCTCACGTCTGTGCCGCCTCCCTCATCTCAAAGCAGTGGGTGCTGACAGTGGCAAGCTGCTTCCG GTCGAAGGACACCAGAAAATATGAGGTGCTGGTGGGATCACTTCAGGTCTCTGGCTACCAAGGCTCCAAAACAACGATCATCCCTGTGTCCAGGATTATTCCCTACCCCGATGTCCAGAGACACGCATCTAGTGCCATCGCTGTGGCAGAGCTGGCCCGCCCACTTTCCTTCAGCCCCCTTGTCCTGCCCATCTGTCTCCCGACATCAGCAGTCCAGCTGAAGAACGCCACCTCCTGCTGGGTGACTGGATGGGACAATTCTGGGATATTCCAAT CTATGACACCACCTTACACACTAAAGGAGTTAAAAGTGCACCTCATTGATCTCCAGACATGcaagaaatatcagaaagaaagcTTGTTGCGAGGAGTTGAGCCCATCAGTGAAGCCATGATTTGTTCCCGGTTCCCAGTGGGGCAGCCAGACGCATGTATA GCCAGGAGAGGAGATCCCCTGATGTGCAGAGTGAAGGACTTCTGGGTTCTAGCAGGAGTGATGAGCTGGGGATCAAACTGCATCGGAATCGATGAGCCTGGAGTATTTACAAACATCAGTTTCTACAAGTCTTGGATTGAGAAGTCAGCCGTCTCACATGCTGACCTTTCTGCTACCCCCAGGTCAGACTTTTCCAGGTTCTTCCCGGTAATGCTTCTGCCTCTCGTATTCCTGGGGCCACCCTAA
- the LOC112442013 gene encoding serine protease 27-like isoform X2 produces the protein MGPAGCVFLLPLLLGISGTDEEEPKDLVKSICGRPAVLSGIVSGLEANVGQWPWQVSIRQGLSHVCAASLISKQWVLTVASCFRSKDTRKYEVLVGSLQVSGYQGSKTTIIPVSRIIPYPDVQRHASSAIAVAELARPLSFSPLVLPICLPTSAVQLKNATSCWVTGWDNSGIFQSMTPPYTLKELKVHLIDLQTCKKYQKESLLRGVEPISEAMICSRFPVGQPDACIARRGDPLMCRVKDFWVLAGVMSWGSNCIGIDEPGVFTNISFYKSWIEKSAVSHADLSATPRSDFSRFFPVMLLPLVFLGPP, from the exons ATGGGCCCTGCGGGCTGCGTCTTCCTGCTGCCTCTTCTGTTGGGGATCTCAG GCACAGATGAGGAGGAACCCAAAGATCTTGTCAAGTCAA TCTGCGGGCGGCCCGCGGTTTTATCTGGCATCGTCTCCGGCCTGGAGGCCAACGTGGGGCAGTGGCCCTGGCAGGTCAGCATCCGCCAGGGCTTGTCTCACGTCTGTGCCGCCTCCCTCATCTCAAAGCAGTGGGTGCTGACAGTGGCAAGCTGCTTCCG GTCGAAGGACACCAGAAAATATGAGGTGCTGGTGGGATCACTTCAGGTCTCTGGCTACCAAGGCTCCAAAACAACGATCATCCCTGTGTCCAGGATTATTCCCTACCCCGATGTCCAGAGACACGCATCTAGTGCCATCGCTGTGGCAGAGCTGGCCCGCCCACTTTCCTTCAGCCCCCTTGTCCTGCCCATCTGTCTCCCGACATCAGCAGTCCAGCTGAAGAACGCCACCTCCTGCTGGGTGACTGGATGGGACAATTCTGGGATATTCCAAT CTATGACACCACCTTACACACTAAAGGAGTTAAAAGTGCACCTCATTGATCTCCAGACATGcaagaaatatcagaaagaaagcTTGTTGCGAGGAGTTGAGCCCATCAGTGAAGCCATGATTTGTTCCCGGTTCCCAGTGGGGCAGCCAGACGCATGTATA GCCAGGAGAGGAGATCCCCTGATGTGCAGAGTGAAGGACTTCTGGGTTCTAGCAGGAGTGATGAGCTGGGGATCAAACTGCATCGGAATCGATGAGCCTGGAGTATTTACAAACATCAGTTTCTACAAGTCTTGGATTGAGAAGTCAGCCGTCTCACATGCTGACCTTTCTGCTACCCCCAGGTCAGACTTTTCCAGGTTCTTCCCGGTAATGCTTCTGCCTCTCGTATTCCTGGGGCCACCCTAA